From one Phaeodactylum tricornutum CCAP 1055/1 chromosome 16, whole genome shotgun sequence genomic stretch:
- a CDS encoding predicted protein: MPQKFLDKLVQNRFQSAKQLRKLLQEGLHDAKRARHRPYKPRRHRNAPKYLKGVHNGVYYRIRLPQQRSLPDLQKIPSPTLPPKAFKPLPPKESHKAQSRKEGFEDFWKRARFWWKENYPVVILNFGSICTLTGFTRSDVLELRVLSVVGSLGSAVYNLTRKPILVAPLLWSATFAAVNGYKIFEIIRERKGTVRLSAEQETWYTRFFMPHGVTPKQFEAIHNRAQIFRLQQGSCLIKQHDKLEYVYLIVDGTTRASILGRHLTAASVTPVAYKEKEGGASGAWVGEMAFLEAYWNTEQGQKHQHSDDAPSSAQPPQRQGRAATQSDHPHAPLALAEAAAAAVSAKDAVAVQGSAATRSTSNVLKSSHSLYTIVAKEDCVVMRWSHADMEALMARSTDLRAAMTRAMTAAIVGKVINFTVSKSSALPTWSTWLDDWKHNAGARISVQQRPTPVKYLVPGEGEDEMIDKRGNVENHDRRTLPESVQTYPTYR, translated from the exons ATGCCGCAAAAGTTCCTAGACAAGCTGGTGCAGAATCGCTTCCAATCTGCCAAACAGTTGCGGAAACTGTTGCAAGAGGGTCTCCATGATGCCAAACGCGCTCGTCATCGACCGTACAAACCCCGACGGCATCGCAATGCTCCCAAATATCTCAAAGGCGTCCACAACGGCGTCTACTATCGCATCAGACTCCCTCAACAGAGGTCTCTGCCAGATCTACAAAAAATACCTTCCCCGACGCTCCCTCCCAAAGCTTTCAAACCCCTTCCCCCCAAGGAAAGTCACAAAGCGCAAAGCCGTAAAGAAGGTTTCGaagacttttggaaacgcGCACGCTTCTGGTGGAAAGAAAATTACCCCGTTGTCATTCTCAACTTTGGGTCCATCTGCACACTCACCGGGTTCACCCGCTCGGACGTGCTCGAACTCCGCGTCCTATCAGTAGTGGGATCTCTCGGTTCGGCCGTTTATAACCTCACTCGGAAACCTATACTCGTTGCGCCCCTTCTCTGGAGCGCCACCTTTGCCGCCGTCAACGGCTACAAAATATTCGAAATCATCCGCGAACGCAAAGGCACCGTCCGACTCTCGGCTGAACAGGAAACGTGGTACACCCGCTTCTTTATGCCGCACGGAGTTACACCCAAACAGTTTGAAGCCATTCACAATCGAGCCCAAATATTCCGACTGCAACAAGGCTCTTGTTTGATTAAGCAACACGACAAATTGGAATACGTTTATCTCATTGTGGACGGCACGACACGGGCGAGTATTCTGGGACGTCACCTGACGGCGGCATCCGTCACTCCTGTAGCAtacaaggaaaaggaaggtGGGGCTTCGGGAGCCTGGGTAGGTGAAATGGCCTTTCTGGAAGCGTACTGGAACACGGAGCAAGGCCAGAAACACCAACACTCGGACGATGCCCCGTCCAGCGCACAACCACCACAGCGTCAAGGACGGGCGGCTACGCAAAGTGATCACCCGCACGCACCTTTGGCACTCGCCGAAGCGGCCGCAGCCGCCGTATCCGCGAAGGACGCCGTCGCGGTTCAAGGCAGTGCTGCCACCCGCTCCACCTCGAACGTATTAAAATCATCGCATTCGCTGTACACCATTGTAGCCAAGGAGGACTGCGTCGTTATGCGCTGGTCGCATGCCGATATGGAAGCACTCATGGCGCGGTCGACCGATCTGCGGGCCGCCATGACACGGGCCATGACGGCTGCTATTGTGGGCAAG GTCATCAACTTTACCGTAAGCAAGAGTAGTGCCCTTCCAACCTGGTCAACGTGGTTGGATGACTGGAAGCACAATGCGGGTGCTCGTATCTCGGTACAGCAAAGACCCACGCCGGTCAAGTATCTAGTGCCTGGCGAAGGCGAAGACGAGATGATTGACAAACGTGGCAACGTGGAGAATCATGACCGAAGAACGCTCCCCGAAAGCGTCCAGACGTACCCTACCTATCGATAG
- a CDS encoding predicted protein — translation MTIPPLLKSKVVIKLTIQAKDGTDSGFYHRVRLTDSNTTKEYQQVQIRAIQYATEREDFQSAADAYDLYKVGLMYHDPDGDRIGIASNEDLYEAFQLYQEEGNVKVTATVQLKASHVGEDDSIRKAPEPLVTPRGLKEEQVPVSSRASVSTQTLLPQPTTRREPVEESNESAPTEHSTPSPASNIGTKAFVAQPSSPKNIHVDKLVETMVDVLAVGVLTLSGHVQSLSERIAAKQSGETDNRKPPAECTHTRPFIHGRHTCDACLTTPIVGKRFHATNLPDYDLCGKCKLNYKGDEIQFEAVEMDRDRPFQERWHSRHLRLHSGTAGAGRPRGSCGRGRGRCGPRGFHRAHHHHHGAHPQGPSVSPTSGSDDQPMSSPPNASPLPDPPLSSGKTFPFSFPTHVPAPSYLSEENVDLALKEAIRRSMQDIQPTDKKSAEFKFLNQNSAALEEGILNEESEPLQQTVEAVDDVLEVEPDEAMIQKTATDSQVVADCFANDAVGSGDIAAVLGETLDKVAQAIEDFNLELSRETSYSQNDEDADEEQEEKQNVVVEPSGETEHGATIVDGEATTKDDASHHSWEVVADDEALARAAQVIGSALFNSAISSHANENLSMLTQSDGVNDCPSSESFSSVASVPTVVSSIEGSASVPHAQLQRWFVQLDQLHELGFHNDAVMVEILERLEAANIGVDSSDEVSVSQVVEQMMKD, via the exons ATGACAATTCCTCCCTTGTTGAAAAGCAAGGTCGTCATCAAGTTGACGATCCAAGCCAAGGACGGCACCG ACTCCGGGTTTTACCACCGTGTACGCTTGACCGACAGTAACACGACGAAGGAATACCAGCAAGTCCAGATCCGGGCTATCCAGTACGCGACGGAACGGGAAGATTTCCAGAGCGCGGCGGATGCGTACGATCTCTACAAAGTTGGTTTGATGTACCACGATCCCGATGGGGATCGAATCGGTATTGCTTCCAACGAAGATCTCTACGAAGCCTTTCAGCTCTACCAGGAGGAAGGCAACGTCAAAGTGACGGCAACCGTTCAACTCAAGGCCAGTCACGTTGGCGAGGACGACTCCATCCGTAAAGCGCCGGAACCGTTGGTGACGCCCAGGGGGCTCAAGGAGGAACAAGTCCCCGTCTCGAGCCGCGCTTCCGTCTCCACCCAGACTCTTCTTCCACAGCCAACCACACGTCGTGAACCAGTAGAGGAATCAAACGAATCCGCTCCGACGGAACACTCTACCCCATCACCTGCGTCGAATATAGGAACGAAAGCTTTCGTCGCTCAACCTTCGTCTCCGAAGAATATCCACGTCGACAAGTTGGTGGAAACCATGGTGGATGTTCTGGCCGTGGGTGTCTTGACCCTCTCCGGACACGTGCAATCATTGTCGGAACGTATAGCCGCCAAGCAGTCGGGCGAGACCGACAACCGAAAGCCTCCTGCAGAATGCACGCATACACGTCCGTTCATTCATGGACGTCACACCTGCGATGCTTGTTTGACGACTCCCATCGTGGGAAAGCGCTTTCACGCCACTAACTTGCCCGACTATGATCTCTGCGGCAAGTGCAAGCTGAATTACAAAGGGGACGAAATTCAGTTTGAAGCTGTCGAAATGG ATCGCGACCGCCCCTTCCAAGAACGCTGGCACAGTCGACACCTGCGCTTGCATAGCGGCACTGCCGGTGCAGGACGTCCTCGTGGTTCCTGTGGCCGCGGTCGTGGACGGTGTGGACCACGAGGCTTTCATCGTGCACACCACCATCATCACGGTGCGCACCCTCAAGGACCCTCTGTTTCTCCTACAAGTGGTTCGGATGACCAGCCAATGTCGTCTCCTCCAAACGCATCGCCGCTACCGGATCCTCCTCTTTCGTCAGGCAAGACCTTTCCCTTTAGTTTCCCTACACACGTGCCGGCACCCTCGTACCTTTCCGAAGAGAATGTCGATTTAGCCCTCAAGGAAGCTATTCGACGCAGCATGCAAGATATCCAGCCTACGGACAAGAAATCCGCAGAATTTAAATTCTTGAATCAAAATTCGGCCGCGCTAGAAGAAGGGATTTTGAACGAGGAATCAGAGCCTTTGCAGCAGACGGTGGAGGCTGTGGACGACGTTCTGGAAGTGGAACCTGACGAGGCGATGATTCAGAAAACGGCCACGGATTCGCAAGTAGTGGCGGATTGCTTCGCCAATGATGCTGTCGGTAGCGGAGATATTGCGGCTGTGTTGGGCGAGACCTTGGACAAGGTTGCACAAGCGATTGAAGACTTTAATCTGGAACTCAGCCGTGAGACCTCCTATTCGCAGAACGACGAAGATGCGGATGAGGAGCAAGAGGAGAAGCAGAACGTTGTTGTTGAACCAAGCGGCGAAACGGAACATGGCGCGACAATCGTTGACGGCGAAGCAACAACGAAAGATGACGCCAGTCATCATAGTTGGGAAGTTGTTGCCGATGACGAGGCGCTGGCCCGTGCCGCTCAAGTGATCGGATCTGCTTTGTTCAACAGCGCCATTAGCAGTCATGCAAACGAAAACTTGTCTATGCTGACCCAATCAGACGGAGTGAATGATTGTCCATCTTCCGAAAGTTTTTCGTCGGTTGCTTCAGTCCCTACCGTCGTCTCGTCGATTGAGGGCTCTGCGTCCGTACCCCACGCCCAATTGCAGCGATGGTTTGTGCAGCTCGATCAGTTGCACGAGCTTGGGTTCCACAATGATGCGGTCATGGTGGAGATTCTAGAGCGCCTTGAGGCGGCAAATATTGGCGTTGACTCGTCAGATGAAGTCTCGGTCTCTCAAGTCGTGGAACAAATGATGAAAGATTGA